In Vigna angularis cultivar LongXiaoDou No.4 chromosome 8, ASM1680809v1, whole genome shotgun sequence, one DNA window encodes the following:
- the LOC128193496 gene encoding protein FAR1-RELATED SEQUENCE 5-like, which yields MSTHTMDGDQGNDYNDNVDEPNESLMEIDPIVHMCFDSMVEAKTFYTNYAIRRGFAVRTRTSKKDKDNNVYYLRIVCSREGKYVSSVKPVVKTLPSQINQCPAGITIAKKEDKWFIRTVVLDHNHDLCPNNSKLFAANRKLSMHAKHTLQVNHDAGVRLNKSFLSIVNDAGGYENMDFVERDARNYIGQHRRSLCKDGDGQALLRHFSSMKDRNNEFFYDIALDEGNKICSVFWADARSRAACEEFGDVVSFDTTYLTNKYDMPFAPFVGVNHHGHSILLGCGLLSSEDTVSFVWLFQCWLRCMRNKTPQGIITDQCRAMTNAIEQVFPHTRHRWCLWHILKKLPEKLHGYRNNPVIKTELHALIYDCVCPTEFENGWKELLTKHGLEENEWLCNLYEERHKWVPCYLKKDFWAGMSTTQRSEGMNAFFDGFINSTTTLQQFVVQYDNALRVKAQKEIEADFSSMNTTIACGSQSPIERQFQVEYTHAKFEEVQTEFRSRMNCFIKDTLKEDLWNTYTVKEERMWEGNRVPDKFYKVQFDPITQTTTCSCHLFEFRGIICRHSLLVFGQEDVYSVPSQYILRRWSKNIRRRHTLITASYSNSTNEPRMQRYKLLCKRFYEIAEVACESEEASTELEKELNCLGTKFGFSSSMTNNIISDAGQLRYDTGACTSIPLTPVGTSDVLVHSPATVKRKGRPRTNRLKSTVEKKTKRRKSTSLTNTSTPPTEQCGERPSNVIECDHREQFEADTIQLSQDTEMGHFGFMSLLSAVHNNFDNNIN from the exons ATGTCAACGCACACAATGGATGGGGATCAAGGGAATGACTATAATGACAATGTTGATGAGCCCAATGAAAGTTTAATGGAGATTGACCCAATAGTGCATATGTGTTTTGACTCAATGGTTGAAGCAAAAACTTTTTACACAAACTACGCCATTAGACGTGGGTTTGCCGTGCGGACTAGAACttctaaaaaagataaagacaaCAACGTCTACTACCTCAGAATAGTTTGTTCAAGGGAGGGAAAATATGTGTCTTCGGTCAAACCAGTGGTAAAAACACTTCCAAGTCAAATTAACCAATGTCCTGCTGGGATAACCATTGCAAAGAAGGAGGACAAGTGGTTTATAAGGACCGTTGTTCTGGACCACAACCATGATCTTTGTCCAAATAACTCCAAACTATTTGCAGCCAATAGAAAGTTAAGCATGCATGCAAAACACACGTTGCAGGTCAACCACGATGCTGGAGTTAGGTTAAATAAGAGTTTCCTTAGCATTGTGAACGATGCGGGGGGATATGAAAACATGGACTTTGTGGAGCGGGACGCTCGAAACTACATTGGCCAACACAGAAGATCTTTATGTAAGGATGGTGATGGTCAGGCACTCCTACGACACTTTTCGTCAATGAAAGATAGAAATAACGAGTTCTTCTATGACATTGCTCTGGATGAAGGGAATAAAATCTGTAGTGTGTTTTGGGCTGATGCAAGAAGTCGTGCTGCATGTGAAGAATTCGGTGATGTTGTTTCCTTTGACACCACTTACTTAACAAATAAGTACGACATGCCATTTGCGCCTTTTGTTGGAGTTAACCATCATGGACACTCGATTTTACTTGGCTGTGGATTGTTGTCTTCAGAAGACACTGTCTCATTTGTCTGGTTGTTCCAATGTTGGCTAAGATGCATGCGTAATAAGACTCCTCAAGGTATTATTACTGACCAATGCAGAGCAATGACCAACGCTATTGAACAAGTGTTTCCTCATACGAGGCACAGGTGGTGTTTATGGCACATCCTTAAGAAGTTGCCTGAAAAATTGCACGGGTATAGAAATAATCCCGTTATCAAAACCGAACTACATGCGCTTATATATGATTGTGTTTGTCCAAcagaatttgaaaatggttgGAAGGAACTACTTACCAAACATGGATTGGAGGAAAATGAATGGCTATGTAATTTGTACGAAGAGAGACATAAATGGGTCCCGTGTTACTTGAAAAAAGATTTTTGGGCAGGCATGTCTACGACTCAGAGAAGTGAGGGAATGAATGCCTTTTTTGATGGATTTATCAATTCTACAACAACACTTCAACAGTTTGTGGTCCAATACGACAATGCACTTAGGGTAAAGGCGCAGAAGGAAATAGAAGCCGACTTCTCCTCCATGAACACCACTATTGCATGTGGTTCTCAGTCACCAATTGAGAGACAATTTCAAGTGGAATACACACATGCAAAGTTTGAGGAGGTCCAAACAGAATTCCGTTCAAGGATGAATTGTTTCATCAAAGACACCTTAAAGGAGGACTTGTGGAACACTTACACTGTAAAAGAGGAACGAATGTGGGAGGGTAATCGTGTACCGGATAAATTTTACAAAGTTCAATTTGATCCCATCACACAGACAACCACTTGCTCTTGCCACCTCTTTGAGTTTAGAGGAATTATATGTCGCCATTCCCTGTTGGTATTTGGCCAAGAAGATGTTTACAGTGTTCCCTCACAATACATTTTGAGGCGCTGGAGCAAAAACATTCGAAGAAGACACACACTAATAACAGCATCGTATAGTAATTCGACAAATGAACCACGGATGCAAAGATACAAACTGTTGTGCAAACGTTTTTATGAAATTGCTGAAGTTGCATGTGAGTCTGAGGAAGCTAGTACTGAATTGGAAAAAGAACTTAATTGTTTGGGTACAAAATTTGGATTCAGTTCTTCCATGACAAATAACATCATCAGTGATGCAGGCCAACTAAGATACGATACTGGTGCATGCACGTCAATACCACTTACTCCAGTTGGAACATCTGATGTCCTTGTACACAGTCCTGCAACTGTTAAGCGAAAAGGACGTCCACGCACAAATAGGTTGAAGTCCACTGTTGagaaaaaaaccaaaagaagaaagTCAACTTCATTGACAAACACTTCAACACCACCCACCGAACAATGC GGCGAAAGACCAAGTAATGTTATTGAATGTGATCACCGTGAACAATTTGAAGCGGACACTATCCAACTATCACAAGATACCGAAATGGGTCATTTTGGATTTATGTCGTTGTTGTCAGCTGTACATAACAATTTCGATAACAACATCAACTGA
- the LOC108320067 gene encoding uncharacterized protein LOC108320067, producing MEIFVIDSLGKGIRDRKRIDTAVAENMARFFCILMNIPEGSIGPLTVKQANIPSQPNLHDCGVIMLKAMEIWDGDEKYNGKSMPEYTTEELLGIRKKYVCDWILDNDNISRMEALHLYGIV from the exons ATGGAGATTTTTGTGATTGATTCACTGGGGAAGGGGATCAGAGACCGCAAAAGGATAGACACAGCCGTT GCTGAAAATATGGCACGGTTTTTTTGCATCCTGATGAATATACCGGAAGGTAGTATTGGTCCTTTGACAGTTAAACAAGCAAATATCCCATCccaaccaaactt ACATGATTGTGGAGTAATAATGTTGAAAGCAATGGAAATCTGGGATGGAGATGAAAAATACAACGGGAAAAGCATGCCTGAATATACAACT GAGGAGCTGCTTGGGATTAGAAAGAAATATGTGTGTGACTGGATCCTGGACAATGACAACATTAGCAGAATGGAAGCCCTACATCTATACGGCATTGTCTAG
- the LOC108343820 gene encoding protein FAR1-RELATED SEQUENCE 5 isoform X1 produces the protein MSTHTMDGDQGNDYNDNVDEPNESLMEIDPIVHMCFDSMVEAKTFYTNYAIRRGFAVRTRTSKKDKDNNVYYLRIVCSREGKYVSSVKPVVKTLPSQINQCPAGITIAKKEDKWFIRTVVLDHNHDLCPNNSKLFAANRKLSMHAKHTLQVNHDAGVRLNKSFLSIVNDAGGYENMDFVERDARNYIGQHRRSLCKDGDGQALLRHFSSMKDRNNEFFYDIALDEGNKICSVFWADARSRAACEEFGDVVSFDTTYLTNKYDMPFAPFVGVNHHGHSILLGCGLLSSEDTVSFVWLFQCWLRCMRNKTPQGIITDQCRAMTNAIEQVFPHTRHRWCLWHILKKLPEKLHGYRNNPVIKTELHALIYDCVCPTEFENGWKELLTKHGLEENEWLCNLYEERHKWVPCYLKKDFWAGMSTTQRSEGMNAFFDGFINSTTTLQQFVVQYDNALRVKAQKEIEADFSSMNTTIACGSQSPIERQFQVEYTHAKFEEVQTEFRSRMNCFIKDTLKEDLWNTYTVKEERMWEGNRVPDKFYKVQFDPITQTTTCSCHLFEFRGIICRHSLLVFGQEDVYSVPSQYILRRWSKNIRRRHTLITASYSNSTNEPRMQRYKLLCKRFYEIAEVACESEETSTELEKELNCLGTKFGFSSSMTNNIISDAGQLRYDNGACTSIPLTPVGTSDVLVHSPATVKRKGRPRTNRLKSTVEKKTKRRKSTSLTNTSTPPTEQCGERPSNVIECDHREQFEADTIQLSQDTEMGHFGFMSLLSAVHNNFDNNIN, from the exons ATGTCAACGCACACAATGGATGGGGATCAAGGGAATGACTATAATGACAATGTTGATGAGCCCAATGAAAGTTTAATGGAGATTGACCCAATAGTGCATATGTGTTTTGACTCAATGGTTGAAGCAAAAACTTTTTACACAAACTACGCCATTAGACGTGGGTTTGCCGTGCGGACTAGAACttctaaaaaagataaagacaaCAACGTCTACTACCTCAGAATAGTTTGTTCAAGGGAGGGAAAATATGTGTCTTCGGTCAAACCAGTGGTAAAAACACTTCCAAGTCAAATTAACCAATGTCCTGCTGGGATAACCATTGCAAAGAAGGAGGACAAGTGGTTTATAAGGACCGTTGTTCTGGACCACAACCATGATCTTTGTCCAAATAACTCCAAACTATTTGCAGCCAATAGAAAGTTAAGCATGCATGCAAAACACACGTTGCAGGTCAACCACGATGCTGGAGTTAGGTTAAATAAGAGTTTCCTTAGCATTGTGAACGATGCGGGGGGATATGAAAACATGGACTTTGTGGAGCGGGACGCTCGAAACTACATTGGCCAACACAGAAGATCTTTATGTAAGGATGGTGATGGTCAGGCACTCCTACGACACTTTTCGTCAATGAAAGATAGAAATAACGAGTTCTTCTATGACATTGCTCTGGATGAAGGGAATAAAATCTGTAGTGTGTTTTGGGCTGATGCAAGAAGTCGTGCTGCATGTGAAGAATTCGGTGATGTTGTTTCCTTTGACACCACTTACTTAACAAATAAGTACGACATGCCATTTGCGCCTTTTGTTGGAGTTAACCATCATGGACACTCGATTTTACTTGGCTGTGGATTGTTGTCTTCAGAAGACACTGTCTCATTTGTCTGGTTGTTCCAATGTTGGCTAAGATGCATGCGTAATAAGACTCCTCAAGGTATTATTACTGACCAATGCAGAGCAATGACCAACGCTATTGAACAAGTGTTTCCTCATACGAGGCACAGGTGGTGTTTATGGCACATCCTTAAGAAGTTGCCTGAAAAATTGCACGGGTATAGAAATAATCCCGTTATCAAAACCGAACTACATGCGCTTATATATGATTGTGTTTGTCCAAcagaatttgaaaatggttgGAAGGAACTACTTACCAAACATGGATTGGAGGAAAATGAATGGCTATGTAATTTGTACGAAGAGAGACATAAATGGGTCCCGTGTTACTTGAAAAAAGATTTTTGGGCAGGCATGTCTACGACTCAGAGAAGTGAGGGAATGAATGCCTTTTTTGATGGATTTATCAATTCTACAACAACACTTCAACAGTTTGTGGTCCAATACGACAATGCACTTAGGGTAAAGGCGCAGAAGGAAATAGAAGCCGACTTCTCCTCCATGAACACCACTATTGCATGTGGTTCTCAGTCACCAATTGAGAGACAATTTCAAGTGGAATACACACATGCAAAGTTTGAGGAGGTCCAAACAGAATTCCGTTCAAGGATGAATTGTTTCATCAAAGACACCTTAAAGGAGGACTTGTGGAACACTTACACTGTAAAAGAGGAACGAATGTGGGAGGGTAATCGTGTACCGGATAAATTTTACAAAGTTCAATTTGATCCCATCACACAGACAACCACTTGCTCTTGCCACCTCTTTGAGTTTAGAGGAATTATATGTCGCCATTCCCTGTTGGTATTTGGCCAAGAAGATGTTTACAGTGTTCCCTCACAATACATTTTGAGGCGCTGGAGCAAAAACATTCGAAGAAGACACACACTAATAACAGCATCGTATAGTAATTCGACAAATGAACCACGGATGCAAAGATACAAACTGTTGTGCAAACGTTTTTATGAAATTGCTGAAGTTGCATGTGAGTCTGAGGAAACTAGTACTGAATTGGAAAAAGAACTTAATTGTTTGGGTACAAAATTTGGATTCAGTTCTTCCATGACAAATAACATCATCAGTGATGCAGGCCAACTAAGATACGATAATGGTGCATGCACGTCAATACCACTTACTCCAGTTGGAACATCTGATGTCCTTGTACACAGTCCTGCAACTGTTAAGCGAAAAGGACGTCCACGCACAAATAGGTTGAAGTCCACTGTTGagaaaaaaaccaaaagaagaaagTCAACTTCATTGACAAACACTTCAACACCACCCACCGAACAATGC GGCGAAAGACCAAGTAATGTTATTGAATGTGATCACCGTGAACAATTTGAAGCGGACACTATCCAACTATCACAAGATACCGAAATGGGTCATTTTGGATTTATGTCGTTGTTGTCAGCTGTACATAACAATTTCGATAACAACATCAACTGA
- the LOC128193497 gene encoding uncharacterized protein LOC128193497 has product MASGSALSFSGSPSITSEKLNGKNYLCWSAAVEMWFLGQGHYDHLEQDGSQVPSDKAEKWKQADFQLYALLWQSVEPRLLISLRAFKTCYTFWKKAQSIYANDIQRLYDTANKLACLKMTDHDMVSFMTEAQAAVEELRMFLEVESSEDIKKKLDKYYMVMILRALHPDLNHIRDQLLTSHEVPSLEALTTRLLRVPVSQSQEAHETMEPSLMVATRGRGGRGTRGGGRGGRGRPQLAFLNPWKV; this is encoded by the coding sequence ATGGCGTCTGGAAgtgctctttctttctctggaagtccctcAATCACTTCCGAAAAGCTAAATGGAAAGAATTATCTGTGTTGGTCTGCTGCTgtggaaatgtggttccttggtcaaggacattatgaccaccttgagcaggATGGGAGCCAAGTTCCTTCTGACAAAGCTGAAAAATGGAAACAAGCTGATTTCCAATTGTATGCCCTATTGTGGCAATCTGTGGAACCACGGCTTTTGATATCTCTGAGAGCGTTCAAGACATGTTAcactttttggaagaaagctcaaagcatttatgctaatgatattcaacgtctctatgataccGCAAACAAGCTCGCCTGTCTCAAAatgacagaccatgatatggtctccttcatgactgaagcccaagcagctgtggaagaattgagaatgttcttggaagtggaatcttcagaagatatcaaaaagaagcttgacaagtattatatggtgatgatcctccgtgctttgcatccagatttgaatcacatcagagatcaacttctcacaagtcatgaggtcccctcctTGGAAGCCTTGACCACACGTCTTCTTCGTGTTCCGGTGTCTCAGTCTCAGGAAGCTCATGAAACAATGGAACCATCTCTCATGGTTGCCacgcgaggaagaggaggacgtggcactagaggaggaggacgtggaggtcgaGGACGTCCACagcttgcatttctcaatccatggaaggtctaa